The Nitrospiraceae bacterium genome window below encodes:
- the purH gene encoding bifunctional phosphoribosylaminoimidazolecarboxamide formyltransferase/IMP cyclohydrolase yields MASIARALISVSDKTGVVDMAKGLAALGAEILSTGGTAKALRDAGVPVTDVAAYTGSPEILDGRVKTLHPKIHGGLLGRRSVPAHVDQMKQHHIGNIDVVVVNLYPFEATIAKPNCPFEEAIENIDIGGPSMLRSAAKNHEDVLVVVDPKDYGRVLDALKGGAATPALRRELAMKVFQHTARYDSLIAGYLEKQVQGSEVKFPAILSLQFERVETLRYGENPHQQGAFYRDLNSKEPSVSRGKILHGKAMSYNNFLDANSALELVKEFDQTAVAIIKHNNPCGCALGATPVEAYVKARATDPVSAFGGVLAFNRPVDLPAAKEITSTFVEVVIAPSFTAEALAELKRKKDLRLLEVGPLAKAGPEGYDLKKLVGGLIVQDRDLGVLPDLKTLAVPTVRKPTEEEYAACAFAWIVCKHVKSNAIIYGRPGEIVGIGAGQMSRVDSVKLAGMKAQSPVKGCVMASDAFFPFRDGIDAAAQAGITCVIQPGGSIRDPEVTKAVDEHGMAMILTGMRHFRH; encoded by the coding sequence ATGGCCAGCATTGCGCGGGCACTGATCAGTGTTTCCGATAAGACGGGTGTGGTTGATATGGCCAAGGGATTGGCCGCATTGGGCGCTGAAATTCTCTCCACCGGCGGGACCGCCAAGGCGCTCCGGGACGCGGGGGTGCCCGTGACGGACGTGGCGGCCTACACCGGCTCGCCCGAGATTCTCGACGGGCGCGTGAAGACCCTGCATCCGAAGATCCACGGGGGCTTGCTGGGGCGGCGCAGTGTACCGGCCCACGTCGACCAAATGAAGCAACACCACATCGGCAACATCGACGTGGTCGTGGTCAATCTCTATCCCTTCGAAGCCACCATTGCGAAACCCAACTGCCCGTTCGAGGAAGCGATCGAGAACATCGACATCGGCGGCCCCTCGATGCTCCGATCGGCGGCGAAGAACCATGAGGACGTGCTTGTGGTCGTCGATCCGAAGGACTATGGGCGGGTGCTCGATGCGTTGAAGGGCGGGGCGGCCACCCCGGCCTTGCGTCGTGAATTGGCCATGAAGGTATTCCAGCATACCGCGCGCTACGACAGCCTCATCGCGGGCTATCTCGAAAAGCAGGTGCAGGGGAGCGAGGTGAAGTTCCCGGCGATCCTGTCGCTGCAGTTCGAGCGCGTCGAGACCTTGCGTTACGGAGAGAACCCGCACCAGCAGGGCGCCTTCTACCGGGATCTCAATTCCAAGGAGCCTTCCGTGTCGCGCGGGAAAATTCTGCACGGCAAGGCGATGTCCTACAACAATTTCCTCGACGCCAACTCGGCCTTGGAATTGGTGAAGGAATTCGACCAGACCGCGGTGGCGATCATCAAGCACAACAACCCTTGCGGCTGCGCGTTGGGCGCAACGCCGGTCGAGGCCTATGTAAAGGCGCGTGCGACCGATCCCGTGTCGGCGTTCGGCGGCGTGCTCGCGTTCAATCGTCCGGTGGACTTGCCGGCTGCCAAAGAGATCACCTCGACGTTCGTCGAAGTCGTGATCGCGCCGAGCTTCACCGCGGAGGCGCTGGCGGAGTTGAAGCGAAAGAAGGATTTGCGGTTGTTGGAAGTCGGTCCGCTCGCAAAGGCCGGCCCCGAGGGCTACGACCTCAAGAAACTGGTCGGCGGCTTGATCGTACAGGATCGCGACCTCGGCGTGTTGCCGGACTTGAAGACACTCGCGGTGCCGACGGTGCGCAAACCGACCGAAGAAGAGTACGCGGCCTGCGCCTTCGCCTGGATCGTCTGCAAGCACGTGAAGTCCAACGCCATCATCTACGGCCGCCCCGGCGAAATCGTCGGCATCGGCGCGGGCCAGATGAGCCGCGTGGATTCGGTGAAGCTCGCGGGGATGAAAGCCCAGTCGCCAGTGAAGGGCTGCGTGATGGCATCGGATGCCTTCTTCCCGTTCCGCGACGGCATCGACGCGGCCGCGCAAGCCGGCATCACCTGCGTCATTCAGCCGGGCGGTTCCATCCGCGATCCCGAAGTCACGAAGGCGGTGGATGAGCATGGGATGGCGATGATTCTCACGGGCATGCGCCACTTCCGCCACTAA
- a CDS encoding OmpA family protein gives MSRGTILGIGILALTLLAFLCIPRHLPVAPAAAVPASFSAVIDNGQLTLSGVLAGEQEKATALARSQELFKGGKLRITDNLEVTEGTKPGGWETALPLLLAQLHALHPTRASITLEGHTLTVKGSVSSAEAKARLLRDTAAAVGSVAKVQDQITISTSAAVPAPSSPAAATGTAATSAAAAPAPTMGRAQIQAAVDEAIRGESVAFESNSATLTSRGRAVVDRIGNALKRAPDSLIEIAGHTDPYGDPEYNLELSRKRADAVRQYLVDHGSTNRFSVVGYGSTRPLINERTRAASQKNRRIEFRVKEER, from the coding sequence ATGTCGCGTGGAACGATTCTCGGCATCGGCATCCTAGCCCTCACATTGCTGGCGTTTCTCTGTATTCCTCGTCACCTCCCCGTGGCGCCGGCCGCCGCAGTCCCCGCTTCATTCTCCGCCGTCATCGACAACGGACAACTCACGCTCTCCGGCGTGCTCGCGGGCGAACAGGAAAAAGCGACCGCGCTCGCGCGCTCACAAGAATTGTTCAAGGGCGGAAAGCTCCGCATCACCGACAACCTGGAAGTCACCGAGGGCACGAAGCCGGGCGGCTGGGAAACGGCGCTGCCCTTACTCCTGGCGCAACTCCATGCCCTGCATCCGACGCGCGCCTCCATCACGCTCGAGGGCCACACGCTCACGGTGAAAGGCTCGGTGTCCAGCGCCGAAGCCAAGGCCCGCCTGTTGCGCGACACGGCCGCCGCCGTCGGGTCCGTCGCCAAGGTGCAGGACCAGATCACGATCTCGACATCCGCCGCCGTGCCTGCGCCATCCTCCCCTGCCGCCGCGACCGGCACAGCCGCGACGAGTGCGGCCGCCGCCCCCGCGCCGACCATGGGACGCGCGCAGATCCAAGCCGCAGTCGACGAAGCCATTCGCGGCGAAAGTGTCGCCTTCGAAAGCAACAGCGCCACGCTCACCTCGCGCGGGCGGGCGGTGGTCGATCGCATCGGCAATGCGCTGAAACGGGCGCCGGATTCCTTGATCGAAATCGCCGGCCATACCGATCCCTACGGCGACCCCGAATACAACTTGGAACTGAGCCGTAAGCGGGCCGATGCGGTCCGGCAGTATCTGGTGGACCACGGCAGCACGAATCGCTTCAGCGTCGTCGGCTACGGCTCGACGCGCCCCTTGATCAACGAGCGCACGCGCGCGGCCTCGCAAAAAAACCGCCGCATTGAATTTCGCGTCAAAGAGGAACGGTGA
- a CDS encoding VPLPA-CTERM sorting domain-containing protein, which produces MTRTRWTAAWQASLLTGVLTLGTATASDATILTFDIGGAQNFDEISSPYGSNVTSLTSGSFSYGQGNGFTPNIAVGYATKDLTTNAVVSPTLLHWDVGNGDLVNVAFPSRLSGHYGEIALLPQAGTQVRLNSFDLSGFAGNVPGQTVRVMDGLGTLAEFTNFTVIGDGPGHSPFAFGPGLVSRSGALRVQFGFDNWDVAIDNVNFDQLAPVPLPPAVLLMGTGLAGLGAWLRRSPTKTA; this is translated from the coding sequence ATGACGAGGACGAGATGGACGGCAGCATGGCAAGCGAGCTTGCTCACCGGGGTCCTGACACTGGGCACCGCTACGGCATCCGACGCCACCATCCTGACGTTTGATATCGGCGGGGCGCAGAACTTCGACGAGATTTCCTCCCCCTACGGCAGCAACGTGACGTCGCTCACGAGCGGCAGCTTCTCGTATGGACAGGGAAATGGATTCACGCCGAACATCGCCGTCGGCTATGCGACGAAGGACCTCACGACCAACGCCGTCGTCTCGCCGACCTTGCTGCATTGGGATGTCGGCAACGGTGATTTGGTGAACGTGGCCTTCCCAAGCCGACTGTCGGGCCACTACGGCGAGATCGCGCTGCTGCCGCAGGCGGGCACGCAGGTCCGCCTGAACAGCTTCGATCTCTCCGGCTTCGCAGGCAATGTTCCGGGACAAACCGTGCGCGTCATGGACGGCCTCGGCACGCTGGCGGAATTCACGAACTTCACGGTGATCGGCGACGGACCGGGCCACAGCCCCTTCGCCTTCGGGCCTGGCCTCGTCTCGCGCAGCGGCGCCTTGCGGGTGCAATTCGGCTTCGACAATTGGGACGTGGCGATCGACAACGTCAACTTCGACCAGCTCGCGCCGGTGCCGTTGCCGCCCGCCGTCTTGTTGATGGGCACAGGGCTGGCCGGTCTGGGAGCCTGGCTACGCCGTAGCCCGACCAAAACCGCCTAA
- a CDS encoding CBS domain-containing protein: MRATEFMVRACDPKSLTVHDVMEDSVYAIGPDTTGARIADLLTEHHFGSMPVVDHDRRLLGVVSEFDLLHAMERGENLKTVMASDIMTRQVVTVAQDLPIMEVIHILQERHLIRVPVVKDGLLVGIVARQDILFGYVKATSFYWP, translated from the coding sequence ATGAGAGCCACGGAGTTCATGGTTCGGGCCTGCGATCCCAAATCCCTTACGGTGCATGACGTGATGGAGGACAGCGTCTACGCGATCGGCCCGGATACGACGGGCGCGCGCATCGCCGATCTGTTGACCGAACACCATTTCGGCAGCATGCCGGTGGTGGATCACGATCGGCGGTTGTTGGGGGTCGTGTCGGAGTTCGACCTGCTGCATGCGATGGAGCGGGGCGAGAATCTGAAGACGGTGATGGCTTCGGACATCATGACGCGCCAGGTCGTCACGGTCGCGCAGGACCTTCCGATCATGGAGGTGATTCACATCCTGCAGGAGCGGCACTTGATCCGCGTCCCCGTGGTGAAAGATGGGTTGCTGGTCGGCATCGTGGCGCGGCAGGATATTCTGTTCGGCTACGTGAAGGCCACGTCGTTTTATTGGCCGTAA
- a CDS encoding UPF0149 family protein: MPTPMPRFTAVHAELLQRFLSAPRRPHGTLTYPELAGFLFSLANGPELIPPSEWMPMVFNNESGGYDTIEEVQAITQAMMALYNEVVRDPLGKQRSFPPACAFRVDPLDNLDSAAPVSQWARGFVRGHAYLEELWEEAIGDELDEVVGSLVMVLSFFASRELAEACHREERNGRTLAQWAGTIVELFPDAMSEYVRIGRALYQARRDSGVPGGAHPAPPKIGRNDSCPCGSGQKFKRCCGKN, encoded by the coding sequence ATGCCGACACCGATGCCTCGCTTTACCGCGGTTCATGCTGAATTGTTGCAACGGTTTCTTTCCGCCCCCCGGCGGCCTCATGGCACGTTGACCTATCCCGAACTCGCAGGGTTTCTCTTCAGTCTTGCCAACGGGCCGGAGTTGATTCCGCCTTCCGAATGGATGCCCATGGTCTTCAACAATGAAAGCGGAGGCTACGATACGATCGAAGAGGTCCAAGCGATCACCCAGGCTATGATGGCACTCTACAATGAGGTCGTGCGCGATCCACTGGGAAAGCAACGTTCGTTTCCTCCGGCCTGTGCCTTTCGGGTTGACCCGCTCGATAACCTGGATTCGGCTGCGCCGGTCAGCCAATGGGCGAGGGGATTCGTACGGGGCCACGCCTATCTCGAGGAACTCTGGGAGGAGGCGATCGGTGACGAACTCGATGAGGTCGTGGGATCGCTGGTGATGGTGCTGAGCTTCTTTGCCTCGCGGGAACTCGCAGAGGCCTGCCATCGGGAGGAGCGAAACGGCCGAACGCTGGCCCAATGGGCCGGCACCATCGTCGAGCTGTTTCCCGATGCGATGAGCGAGTATGTCCGGATCGGGCGTGCGCTCTATCAGGCTCGACGTGACAGCGGTGTTCCGGGCGGGGCGCATCCGGCGCCTCCCAAGATCGGTCGCAACGATTCCTGTCCCTGCGGCAGCGGTCAAAAATTTAAGCGGTGCTGCGGAAAAAACTGA
- a CDS encoding DUF2061 domain-containing protein — translation MARTVLWRRSVAKAVTYRVVIMCLDFVTIYLFTGMVRVAIGFMIASNLYTTVAYFLHERAWAQVPWGLDEGEAARG, via the coding sequence ATGGCGAGAACGGTGTTGTGGCGTCGATCCGTCGCGAAGGCGGTCACCTACCGTGTCGTGATCATGTGCCTCGACTTCGTGACGATTTACCTGTTCACCGGCATGGTGCGCGTGGCGATCGGCTTCATGATTGCCAGCAACCTCTACACGACGGTCGCCTATTTTCTCCATGAACGGGCCTGGGCGCAGGTCCCTTGGGGACTCGATGAGGGTGAGGCCGCTCGCGGGTGA